The sequence GCTTTTGGTTAAAACTTCACGGGTGACAATTCCATTTTTATCTTTGTTCACTTTTACAATCTGACCGGCTTCTACAGTAACTTTGCTTTTACCGTTTTTAAGATGTTCTGCAATGTTATCTATGGAATCCTGTGAATAGAAAACTGAAAAATCGGTCAGTTCCATTGCAATTGAAGGCAGTTCGTTTTTCCGGCCCTTTTTAACATACGGTTTAACCTCAATAAAAGAGACATCGTGAAAAACCACCTGATTTTTCTCCACGGCTTTTTTATCGAACACCTCGCGGGGAATGTATTTCATGGCCAGGTCTATGCCCTTGCTTTTTGCTTCTTCCTGAATGTTGGGGAACAGCCCCATTTCAAATTCAAAGGCGAGGATATCCACACGGGAGATGCGTTTTTTGCGGCATTCCAGAATTATTTCTTCCACAAACAAACGGGTAACTGGCAGGTTTATCGGCCCGACAGCCACCATGCGCCCTGCTTTTTTGCCGTGAAAACAGTTAAAATTTTCCACTTGTTCGGAACGGTAGGCATGGAGAATTAATTTTATAAAATCTTTTTCTTTTTGCTCAAGCTGTTTCTGTTTTTCTTCTTCCCGCAGGTTGGTGTTAAGGCCTATGTAATGCTGGCGTTCGTATTTGCCGAGGTTTAAAATTTCAAAGGCGCGGTAGTCTTTGCCGTCTGCCTTAAGCTGGCGCTGAACGCCGATCATGCGCTTGCGGGTAGTGTG comes from bacterium and encodes:
- a CDS encoding site-specific DNA-methyltransferase; the encoded protein is HTTRKRMIGVQRQLKADGKDYRAFEILNLGKYERQHYIGLNTNLREEEKQKQLEQKEKDFIKLILHAYRSEQVENFNCFHGKKAGRMVAVGPINLPVTRLFVEEIILECRKKRISRVDILAFEFEMGLFPNIQEEAKSKGIDLAMKYIPREVFDKKAVEKNQVVFHDVSFIEVKPYVKKGRKNELPSIAMELTDFSVFYSQDSIDNIAEHLKNGKSKVTVEAGQIVKVNKDKNGIVTREVLTKSWTDWIDYWSVDFDFESKREIVRMPNEDKEAVEKGDAPSVVEVWTGDFIFENEWQSFRTKKDRHIDLKTPFHECKPGTYKVAVKVVDIFGNDTMKIIEVRV